The Miscanthus floridulus cultivar M001 chromosome 17, ASM1932011v1, whole genome shotgun sequence genome has a window encoding:
- the LOC136515572 gene encoding transcriptional regulator SUPERMAN-like, with product MESGSNKESKAASAGDEAMTSPVPEPVAAAAGEATGGEDEMAPPAQGAGEKPTPAPAASPKPYYECVFCKRGFTTAQALGGHMNIHRRDRAKPIRDSPTSGISTVSRNIECYNRYRHLLGPSSYPPAAQSIPIPIGAGSSFGMYYTSSAAAAGARLGAEGGNPNSVSPRELSLFGEASRDQDLHLGLGRHGHIVVGEGSRAPADGSSERQESDEPERELDLELRLGRCPSRH from the coding sequence ATGGAGAGTGGCAGCAACAAGGAATCCAAGGCAGCGTCAGCCGGCGACGAGGCCATGACCTCGCCTGTGCCGGAGCCGGTGGCGGCAGCAGCAGGCGAGGCCACTGGAGGAGAGGACGAGATGGCACCGCCAGCACAGGGCGCTGGAGAGAAGCCGACGCCGGCACCAGCTGCCAGCCCAAAGCCGTACTACGAGTGTGTCTTCTGCAAGCGTGGGTTCACCACGGCGCAGGCGCTCGGCGGCCACATGAACATCCACCGCCGCGACCGCGCGAAGCCGATCCGCGACTCGCCAACCTCCGGCATAAGCACGGTGTCCCGGAACATCGAGTGCTATAACAGGTACCGCCACTTGTTGGGGCCGTCGTCGTATCCCCCAGCAGCACAGTCGATTCCGATCCCGATCGGTGCCGGCAGCAGCTTCGGCATGTACTACACGAGTTCGGCGGCTGCGGCCGGGGCTAGGCTGGGCGCGGAGGGTGGGAACCCTAACAGCGTGAGCCCCAGGGAGCTCAGCCTGTTCGGCGAGGCCAGCCGTGATCAAGACTTGCACCTGGGCCTCGGGCGCCACGGGCACATCGTCGTCGGCGAAGGATCACGCGCGCCGGCCGACGGGTCGTCAGAGCGGCAGGAGTCGGATGAGCCGGAAAGGGAGCTGGACTTGGAGCTCAGGCTTGGGCGTTGTCCCAGCAGGCATTGA